A single genomic interval of Lewinellaceae bacterium harbors:
- a CDS encoding HlyD family efflux transporter periplasmic adaptor subunit — MNRGCFISTIVAVGILTVGLVFYFIQQRKKSPDNLRFEKPAYEDVIKKTVATGTIKPRLEINIKPQVSGVIEELYIDEGQVIEKGQKVAKIQLIPSQISINQAQTNVELSQLQVKEAARELERQKKIASQSLDVESARLNYENAKQEEERQRRLRDEGIISEQDYNRILLDLELRKTTYENTKISSENTLKQFETTLDIRRQELNSAIDNLQLLKEGAAKNSKQVSNIVTAPVSGMVLDIPVEEGSSVIERNNFNEGTTVAIIADMNALIFEGKVDESDVGRLKEGMPLVLKIGAIDSSAIDAFLEFIAPRGEKEEGTVKFEVRAAVKPTTNVFLRAGYSANGDVIMEKKINVLTVKERDILYEDNKAYVEVKKGDKAVEKVPVTTGISDGLITEITSGLDTTMQVKVQQEVAQPATTSN, encoded by the coding sequence ATGAATCGTGGGTGTTTTATTAGTACCATAGTTGCCGTCGGGATCTTAACCGTAGGACTTGTTTTTTACTTTATCCAGCAACGTAAAAAATCGCCGGATAACCTGCGTTTTGAAAAACCGGCCTATGAGGATGTGATCAAGAAAACCGTTGCGACGGGTACCATCAAGCCACGTCTGGAAATCAACATCAAACCCCAGGTTTCCGGTGTCATCGAAGAACTTTATATCGACGAAGGGCAGGTCATCGAAAAAGGACAGAAAGTAGCCAAAATCCAGCTGATACCCAGCCAGATCAGCATCAACCAGGCACAGACCAATGTCGAGCTATCCCAACTACAGGTCAAAGAAGCCGCGCGGGAACTGGAACGCCAAAAGAAGATCGCCTCACAGAGTCTGGATGTTGAGAGCGCCCGGCTTAATTATGAAAATGCCAAACAGGAAGAAGAGCGTCAACGCCGGCTGCGTGATGAGGGCATCATCTCCGAACAGGATTACAACCGCATCCTCCTTGACCTGGAATTGCGTAAGACGACCTATGAGAACACCAAGATCTCTTCTGAAAATACGCTTAAACAGTTTGAGACCACCCTTGACATCCGTAGACAGGAACTAAACTCTGCCATAGACAACCTCCAGTTACTAAAGGAAGGTGCGGCGAAAAACTCCAAGCAAGTGTCCAACATCGTCACCGCACCGGTTTCCGGTATGGTACTGGACATTCCGGTGGAGGAAGGTTCATCGGTAATCGAGCGCAACAACTTCAATGAGGGTACCACCGTCGCCATCATTGCCGATATGAATGCACTGATCTTCGAAGGCAAAGTCGATGAGTCCGATGTGGGAAGGCTGAAAGAAGGCATGCCACTGGTTTTGAAGATCGGCGCGATCGACAGTTCAGCAATCGATGCATTCCTGGAATTCATTGCGCCCAGAGGTGAAAAAGAAGAAGGGACTGTAAAATTTGAAGTGCGTGCAGCCGTCAAACCGACCACCAATGTCTTCCTCCGTGCCGGATACAGTGCCAACGGGGATGTGATCATGGAAAAAAAGATCAATGTGCTTACCGTGAAGGAGCGCGACATTCTCTATGAAGACAACAAAGCGTATGTTGAGGTGAAGAAAGGAGACAAGGCAGTGGAAAAGGTCCCGGTCACCACAGGTATATCCGATGGATTAATCACAGAAATCACCAGCGGCCTTGATACGACCATGCAGGTGAAAGTCCAGCAGGAAGTAGCTCAGCCGGCCACAACATCCAACTAA
- a CDS encoding transposase, producing the protein MEVVKLKYSKGYRRYSESFKLHVLHELRTGKYNKNELAHKYGIAAGSLLNWINKYEQPDLLNRRIRIEMPEDLNRIKELEAKVKELEKALVKTQLDYLYHAGLNEYAAQRLGYANSDELAKKRDAKESKKQ; encoded by the coding sequence ATGGAAGTTGTCAAATTGAAGTATTCAAAAGGTTATCGCCGTTATAGTGAGAGCTTTAAATTGCATGTATTGCATGAGCTACGCACCGGGAAGTACAATAAAAATGAGCTGGCTCACAAATATGGAATTGCGGCAGGTTCGTTATTAAATTGGATCAACAAATACGAACAGCCAGACTTATTAAACCGTCGAATACGTATTGAAATGCCAGAAGATCTCAATCGAATCAAAGAGTTAGAAGCCAAAGTGAAGGAGTTGGAAAAAGCCTTGGTAAAGACCCAGCTTGATTACTTGTACCATGCAGGCTTAAATGAATATGCTGCACAGCGCTTAGGCTATGCCAATTCGGACGAGTTGGCAAAAAAGCGAGATGCCAAGGAGTCGAAAAAGCAATAG
- a CDS encoding IS3 family transposase — protein sequence MSRQGYYQGLQRLGKKQIQEEVIVDKIVQCRQKLTEEGGRKMLKRIQPVLMESGIKLGRDTLFELLRKYDLGVKWRKNYVRTTNSLHRFHVYSNLIKEIKAQRSNEVWVSDITYISTRAGFMYLALITDAYSRKIVGYDISDSLELHGCLRALKMALAQRSSTLPLIHHSDRGIQYCSHAYTRLLNSNNVQISMAAKGNCYENAMAERVNGILKKEFYLDQEFASKKVAVNAVKDAIYRYNYVRFHLRLNYQTPASVHAA from the coding sequence TTGAGCCGGCAAGGTTACTACCAAGGGCTACAACGGCTTGGCAAGAAACAAATCCAGGAGGAAGTGATTGTGGATAAAATTGTGCAGTGTCGACAAAAGCTTACAGAAGAAGGAGGCCGAAAAATGCTTAAGCGCATCCAACCTGTACTGATGGAATCAGGCATCAAACTGGGTAGAGATACGTTGTTTGAGCTACTACGCAAATATGACCTGGGCGTAAAATGGCGCAAGAACTATGTGCGAACGACGAATTCGTTGCATCGTTTTCACGTCTATAGTAATCTGATCAAAGAAATAAAAGCACAACGATCCAATGAAGTGTGGGTCAGCGACATTACCTATATCAGTACACGTGCCGGGTTCATGTACCTGGCTCTGATTACGGATGCATATTCGCGCAAAATCGTCGGATACGACATCAGTGATAGCCTGGAATTACACGGCTGTTTACGGGCTTTGAAAATGGCTTTGGCACAACGATCTTCAACGTTACCATTGATTCACCACTCGGACCGGGGCATTCAATACTGTAGTCATGCTTATACCCGCTTGTTGAATAGTAACAACGTTCAGATCAGTATGGCTGCCAAAGGAAACTGTTATGAAAACGCAATGGCTGAAAGAGTAAATGGTATTCTCAAGAAAGAATTCTATCTCGATCAGGAATTCGCATCAAAAAAGGTTGCTGTAAATGCTGTAAAAGACGCCATTTACCGCTACAATTATGTACGATTCCATTTAAGGCTCAATTACCAAACTCCAGCATCAGTTCATGCTGCATAA